Proteins encoded together in one Neobacillus sp. FSL H8-0543 window:
- a CDS encoding recombinase family protein → MKAIIYCRVSTNKETQETSLIRQEEELIQLANQHQFDVVEIIKEQASGYDLERDGILQLLDQIKLNNIQAVLIQDETRLGRGNAKIALLHCILKENIKLFSISHNGELQLSESDSMVLKIVSMVEEYQRKLHNIKIKRGMKRAVSQGYKPEKNLKNLGEHSGRDKVELPIEEIVRLRKNGLTFSEIAATLRGFGYNISKATVHRRYQEYLEKELD, encoded by the coding sequence ATGAAAGCAATTATCTATTGTCGAGTTAGTACGAACAAAGAAACTCAGGAAACCTCCCTTATCCGTCAAGAAGAAGAGTTAATACAATTAGCAAACCAGCATCAATTTGATGTGGTAGAGATTATTAAAGAGCAAGCTAGCGGATATGACCTTGAAAGAGATGGGATATTGCAATTATTAGACCAAATTAAGCTGAATAACATACAGGCAGTCTTAATCCAAGATGAAACCAGATTAGGGAGAGGGAATGCTAAAATTGCTCTCTTACATTGTATTCTCAAAGAAAATATCAAACTCTTTAGTATCTCTCATAACGGAGAACTGCAGCTATCTGAATCGGATTCAATGGTTTTAAAGATTGTCAGCATGGTTGAGGAATACCAAAGGAAACTACATAATATAAAGATCAAACGTGGCATGAAAAGAGCGGTAAGCCAAGGGTATAAACCAGAGAAGAATCTAAAGAATCTTGGTGAACATTCGGGGAGGGATAAAGTAGAGCTACCGATTGAAGAGATTGTTCGACTGAGGAAAAATGGGTTAACTTTCTCAGAAATCGCAGCGACTCTAAGAGGGTTTGGCTACAACATCTCAAAAGCAACAGTACATAGAAGATACCAAGAATATCTCGAAAAAGAATTAGATTAG
- a CDS encoding DUF896 domain-containing protein, protein MLSKEKMARINELANKAKASGLTESEAKEQSKLRSEYLTTFRSGMLETLTNTKFIDPNGNDVTPKKIKARKKNNLH, encoded by the coding sequence ATGCTCTCCAAAGAAAAAATGGCGAGAATTAATGAATTAGCCAACAAGGCAAAAGCTTCTGGTTTAACTGAATCTGAAGCAAAAGAACAATCAAAATTAAGAAGTGAGTATTTAACAACCTTCCGTAGCGGTATGTTAGAGACATTAACAAATACCAAATTCATTGATCCTAATGGCAATGATGTAACGCCAAAAAAAATAAAGGCTAGAAAAAAGAATAATCTACACTAG
- the tkt gene encoding transketolase — protein MFEKIDELSVTSIRTLSIDAIEKANSGHPGMPMGAAPMTYTLWTRFMNHNPKNPKWFNRDRFVLSAGHGSALLYSMLHLSGYNLSMEDLKQFRQWGSKTPGHPEYGHTEGVEATTGPLGQGIAMAVGMAMAERHTASVYNKDNYELVNHFTYSICGDGDLMEGVSAEAASLAGHLKLGRLVVLYDSNDISLDGDLNKSFSESVKDRFLSYGWQYLRVEDGNNLEEISKALEDASNDLERPTMIEVRTVIGYGSPNRAGTSGVHGAPLGADELKLTKEAYKWTFEEDFHVPNEVYDNFQKLIVENGTKKEKEWNDLFAQYKTEFPELGAQLTQALNNELPGGWDKDIPVYSEGKRLASRASSGEALNGIAKNLPILIGGSADLAGSNKTMLKGTGDFMPGAYEGRNIWFGVREFAMGAAMNGIALHGGVKVFGGTFFVFSDYLRPAIRLAALMGLPVTYVFTHDSIAVGEDGPTHEPVEQLAALRAMSGLSIIRPADGNETAAAWKLAIESTNKPTALILTRQDLPTIKDTDKNAYEGVSKGAYVISSSERETPDALLLATGSEVSLAVEAQQALAGDGIHVSVVSMPSWDRFEQQSAEYKESVIPKSVKKRLGIEVGSSLGWHKYTGDDGDVLAIDHFGASAPGEKIMEEFGFTVNNVVSRVKALLQK, from the coding sequence ATGTTTGAAAAGATTGATGAACTGTCAGTAACCTCTATTCGTACCCTTTCAATTGATGCGATTGAAAAAGCTAATTCAGGACACCCGGGAATGCCAATGGGTGCCGCACCAATGACATATACGTTATGGACCCGCTTTATGAATCACAATCCGAAAAACCCAAAATGGTTTAACCGTGACCGTTTTGTACTATCTGCTGGTCACGGTTCTGCCTTATTATACAGCATGCTCCATTTATCAGGGTATAACCTATCAATGGAAGATTTAAAGCAGTTCCGCCAATGGGGAAGTAAGACTCCTGGACATCCTGAATATGGTCATACAGAAGGTGTTGAAGCTACCACTGGACCACTAGGACAAGGAATTGCCATGGCGGTTGGTATGGCAATGGCTGAACGTCATACGGCCAGTGTTTACAATAAAGATAATTATGAACTTGTAAACCATTTTACATATAGCATTTGTGGTGATGGCGACTTAATGGAAGGTGTTTCTGCAGAGGCAGCGTCGCTTGCAGGTCACTTGAAATTAGGACGTTTAGTTGTTTTATATGATTCAAATGATATTTCACTTGATGGTGATCTAAATAAATCCTTCTCTGAAAGTGTGAAAGACCGTTTCTTATCATATGGTTGGCAATACCTCCGTGTGGAGGATGGCAATAATCTTGAAGAAATTTCAAAAGCACTTGAAGATGCTAGCAACGATCTTGAGAGACCAACGATGATTGAAGTAAGAACAGTTATTGGATATGGATCACCAAATCGTGCAGGTACGTCTGGTGTTCACGGAGCACCTCTTGGAGCAGATGAGTTAAAGCTTACAAAAGAAGCTTATAAGTGGACATTTGAAGAAGATTTCCATGTCCCTAATGAGGTATATGATAACTTCCAAAAGCTTATAGTTGAAAATGGTACGAAAAAAGAAAAAGAATGGAACGATCTTTTTGCACAATATAAGACTGAGTTTCCTGAATTAGGTGCACAGCTTACCCAAGCATTGAATAACGAACTACCTGGAGGATGGGACAAGGATATTCCCGTATATAGTGAAGGAAAAAGACTTGCAAGCCGTGCATCTTCTGGTGAAGCATTAAATGGAATTGCTAAAAACTTGCCGATCTTGATTGGCGGTTCTGCTGACCTTGCGGGTTCGAACAAAACCATGCTTAAAGGAACTGGTGATTTTATGCCTGGTGCCTACGAAGGCCGAAATATTTGGTTCGGTGTTCGTGAATTTGCAATGGGTGCGGCTATGAATGGTATTGCCCTTCATGGAGGGGTAAAAGTATTTGGAGGAACATTCTTTGTATTCTCTGATTACCTGCGTCCAGCAATCCGCCTTGCTGCTTTGATGGGATTACCAGTTACGTATGTGTTTACACATGACAGCATTGCTGTTGGTGAAGATGGACCAACACATGAGCCAGTCGAACAGCTAGCTGCATTACGTGCGATGTCTGGGTTATCTATCATCCGACCTGCTGATGGGAATGAGACGGCGGCTGCCTGGAAACTTGCTATCGAGTCAACAAACAAGCCAACAGCGCTAATATTGACTCGTCAAGATTTGCCTACTATTAAAGATACTGACAAAAATGCCTACGAAGGGGTTTCAAAAGGTGCATATGTCATATCGTCTTCAGAAAGAGAAACACCAGACGCGTTGTTACTTGCAACTGGTTCTGAAGTAAGTCTTGCTGTTGAGGCACAACAAGCTTTAGCGGGTGACGGTATCCACGTTTCAGTTGTAAGCATGCCTTCATGGGATCGCTTTGAACAGCAATCCGCTGAATACAAAGAATCTGTCATTCCAAAAAGCGTTAAGAAACGTCTTGGCATTGAAGTGGGTTCATCGCTTGGCTGGCACAAATACACTGGTGATGATGGTGATGTATTAGCAATCGACCATTTCGGTGCATCTGCTCCAGGTGAAAAGATTATGGAGGAATTTGGATTCACTGTAAATAATGTAGTTTCTCGCGTTAAGGCACTATTACAAAAATAA
- the sirA gene encoding sporulation inhibitor of replication protein SirA: MRKYQLYLIKDEFAAHYFGRERMFFELFKEHEKAEGELKFITKKQISYITKTLEVLKLHQLLQKQLGKNKGFRAEHGTYSIELSGKLSVSSLKVYQDLITVEASGSYEAETVFFEVLRKCESSFLALDIDHQRFGWLRPIKERKYV, from the coding sequence GTGAGAAAATATCAGCTTTATTTAATAAAAGATGAATTTGCCGCCCATTACTTCGGAAGAGAGCGTATGTTTTTTGAGCTATTTAAGGAACATGAAAAAGCAGAAGGCGAACTTAAATTTATTACTAAAAAACAAATTTCTTATATAACCAAAACACTAGAGGTATTAAAGCTCCATCAGCTGCTCCAAAAACAACTAGGAAAAAATAAGGGTTTTCGTGCGGAACACGGTACATACTCTATTGAACTGAGTGGAAAACTAAGCGTGTCTAGTTTAAAAGTTTATCAAGACTTAATTACTGTTGAGGCAAGTGGCAGCTATGAAGCTGAGACTGTTTTCTTTGAAGTACTTAGAAAGTGTGAATCTTCCTTCTTAGCATTGGATATTGACCATCAGAGGTTTGGGTGGCTAAGACCAATAAAAGAAAGAAAATATGTCTAG
- a CDS encoding YneF family protein encodes MGYYILVGILALVAGVALGFFIARRYMMSYLKKNPPINEQMLKMMMMQMGQKPSQKKINQMMAAMNKQQGK; translated from the coding sequence ATGGGTTATTATATTCTAGTTGGTATACTGGCATTAGTAGCTGGTGTAGCACTAGGATTTTTCATTGCTCGCAGATACATGATGAGCTACTTAAAGAAAAATCCGCCAATCAATGAACAAATGTTAAAGATGATGATGATGCAAATGGGACAAAAACCATCACAGAAGAAGATTAATCAAATGATGGCTGCTATGAATAAACAGCAAGGCAAATAA
- a CDS encoding ABC transporter transmembrane domain-containing protein: protein MRVFLDLAWFFKQEKKAYISGIVILLFVAFLQLVPPRVIGIIADEIHNGTLTKKVLLEWMLIITGAGLGMYILRYFWRIMIFGSSVKLSKLLRNKLYHHFTNMSPAFYQKRRIGDLMAHATNDLSAIQQTAGAGVLTLVDSLSTGGFVILAMGFTISWKLTLICLIPMPIMAILTNWFGTMLHRTFHKAQEAFSALNDKTQESISGIKVIKTFGQEKEDIEDFRKQSEDVVQKNIVVAKIDSLYDPTISIIVGISFFLAIAFGAKYVMAGELSIGELISFTTYLGLLIWPMLAFGWLFNIVERGRASYDRVAALLRENVDITDKDSALDVVPSGDIQFEIAEFTYPGEKTPILKNISFHLNRGETLGIVGKTGAGKTTFLKLLIREFENNNGVITFGGKPIQDYKLEKLREAIGYVPQDHFLFSATVGENIAFTNPYTPKEEIYEAAKLACIHDDILQFTDGYETVVGERGVSLSGGQKQRISIARSLLMNPEVLVLDDSLSAVDAKTEETILSALRENREGKTTIITSHRLSAIQHANLILVLDEGEVIERGTHEELMDTGGWYKEMYLRQQLEDLVEHGGN, encoded by the coding sequence ATGAGAGTATTTTTAGATTTAGCATGGTTTTTTAAACAAGAGAAAAAGGCGTACATTTCAGGGATTGTCATATTACTGTTCGTAGCATTCCTTCAATTAGTGCCACCAAGAGTCATAGGTATTATTGCCGACGAAATACATAATGGGACACTGACAAAAAAAGTGCTCCTTGAGTGGATGCTCATCATTACAGGTGCTGGACTCGGTATGTATATTTTAAGATATTTTTGGAGAATCATGATTTTTGGTTCATCTGTTAAGCTTAGCAAGCTGTTAAGAAACAAACTCTATCATCATTTTACTAATATGTCTCCAGCATTTTATCAAAAACGCCGGATTGGCGATCTCATGGCACATGCAACGAATGATTTATCAGCTATTCAGCAAACGGCTGGGGCAGGAGTCTTAACATTAGTGGATTCACTCTCAACCGGCGGTTTTGTTATCCTTGCGATGGGATTTACAATTAGTTGGAAGTTAACGTTAATTTGCTTAATTCCGATGCCGATAATGGCAATCCTAACCAATTGGTTTGGAACAATGCTCCATCGGACCTTCCATAAGGCACAGGAGGCTTTTTCAGCATTAAATGATAAAACTCAGGAAAGCATCTCAGGGATAAAGGTAATAAAAACATTCGGGCAGGAAAAAGAGGATATAGAGGATTTCCGGAAGCAATCAGAAGATGTCGTACAGAAAAACATCGTAGTGGCTAAAATTGATTCTCTTTATGATCCGACCATCTCTATCATTGTAGGAATATCCTTTTTCTTAGCTATTGCATTTGGTGCAAAATATGTGATGGCCGGGGAGTTAAGCATCGGTGAATTAATCTCATTTACTACCTATCTAGGCTTATTAATCTGGCCGATGCTTGCCTTTGGCTGGTTATTTAATATCGTTGAACGCGGTCGGGCTTCCTATGACCGGGTAGCTGCACTGTTGCGTGAAAATGTAGATATTACTGACAAAGATAGTGCATTAGATGTCGTCCCAAGCGGGGATATACAATTTGAAATTGCTGAATTCACCTATCCAGGAGAAAAAACACCAATTTTAAAAAATATTTCTTTTCACTTAAATAGGGGAGAGACGTTGGGGATAGTCGGTAAAACAGGGGCTGGTAAAACTACCTTTTTAAAACTGTTAATTCGTGAGTTTGAAAATAATAATGGTGTGATTACTTTTGGGGGGAAACCAATTCAAGATTACAAACTTGAAAAATTACGTGAAGCCATCGGTTATGTTCCACAGGACCATTTTTTATTTTCTGCAACTGTCGGCGAAAATATTGCTTTTACAAATCCATATACTCCTAAAGAGGAAATCTATGAAGCAGCTAAACTCGCTTGTATTCATGACGATATTCTCCAGTTTACTGACGGATACGAAACCGTTGTAGGTGAACGCGGTGTATCGCTATCAGGCGGTCAGAAACAGCGTATTTCAATCGCTAGATCATTATTAATGAATCCCGAAGTTCTAGTCCTCGATGATTCATTATCAGCCGTTGACGCGAAAACAGAGGAAACAATCCTGTCTGCATTAAGGGAGAATCGTGAAGGGAAAACAACCATAATTACCTCGCATCGACTTAGCGCCATTCAACATGCCAACTTAATCCTGGTTCTCGATGAGGGTGAAGTGATTGAAAGAGGCACACATGAAGAACTGATGGACACAGGTGGATGGTACAAAGAAATGTATTTACGCCAGCAGCTTGAAGATTTAGTGGAACATGGAGGAAATTAA
- a CDS encoding ABC transporter transmembrane domain-containing protein, whose translation MEKKQELTEKEQKKVLFRLLSYTKPHKKTLSLAFVLLLLTTVGDIVGPILVKIFIDDYLTPGNMAFQPILILGATYMGIQIVKAVVMFFQLVKFQEVALKIIQQLRIDVFSKVQSLGLKYFDQTPAGSIVSRVTNDTEAIKDMFVTVLATFIQSGFLLTGIFIAMFILDVKLALFCIILIPLILFVMSLYRKLSSKFYLDMRERLSQLNAKLSESLQGMSIVQVFRQEKRLRKEFEDINEKHYNAGMKNIKIDGLLLRPAVDLISILGLIIVLNYFGLTSFETSVEIGVLYAFINYLDRFFEPVNNMMMRLSLYQQAIVAGTRVFRLLDTDELAPSQKEETTNAIKEGKIEFKNLTFSYDGQRDILKNITFTANPGETVALVGHTGSGKSSIINLLMRFYEYEHGDIVIDGESIRDFSKDELREKMGLVLQDPFLFYGTIKDNIRLHNEKLSDEQVVDAARFVQAHTFIEKLDDTYDHKVVERGSTFSSGQRQLIAFARTIASNPKILVLDEATANIDTETEEAIQTALAKMRKGRTTIAIAHRLSTIQDANLILVLHNGEIVERGTHQELLALGGLYHKMFLLQNGVVERLEDVVN comes from the coding sequence ATGGAAAAGAAACAAGAGCTGACGGAAAAGGAGCAAAAAAAGGTCTTATTTCGCCTTCTTTCTTATACAAAACCTCATAAAAAAACGCTATCGCTAGCATTTGTTCTCCTTCTACTTACAACTGTAGGGGACATTGTTGGACCGATTCTAGTCAAAATTTTTATTGATGATTATTTGACCCCTGGAAATATGGCTTTTCAGCCCATATTGATTTTAGGTGCCACGTACATGGGTATTCAGATTGTGAAAGCAGTTGTCATGTTTTTTCAACTTGTTAAATTCCAGGAAGTCGCCTTAAAAATCATTCAACAACTCAGGATTGATGTTTTTTCAAAGGTCCAGTCTCTTGGATTAAAGTATTTTGATCAGACACCTGCTGGAAGTATTGTTTCGAGGGTAACGAATGATACCGAAGCCATTAAGGATATGTTTGTTACGGTCCTGGCAACATTTATCCAAAGCGGATTTTTACTCACAGGTATTTTTATTGCGATGTTCATATTGGATGTCAAACTTGCTTTGTTTTGCATCATTCTGATCCCACTTATATTATTTGTGATGAGTCTTTACCGAAAACTTAGTTCAAAGTTTTATTTAGATATGCGTGAAAGACTAAGTCAATTAAATGCAAAATTGAGTGAATCACTACAGGGAATGAGCATCGTTCAAGTATTTCGCCAAGAAAAAAGACTCCGTAAAGAGTTCGAAGATATTAATGAGAAACATTATAATGCAGGCATGAAAAATATTAAGATTGACGGTTTATTATTAAGACCAGCAGTGGATCTTATCTCCATTTTGGGATTAATTATCGTCCTGAATTATTTCGGACTAACGTCTTTTGAAACCTCCGTTGAGATTGGGGTATTATACGCCTTTATCAATTATTTAGACCGTTTTTTTGAACCAGTAAACAATATGATGATGCGCCTTTCTTTGTATCAGCAAGCCATTGTCGCTGGTACCCGGGTATTTAGGTTGTTAGATACCGATGAACTGGCTCCTTCTCAAAAAGAAGAAACAACAAATGCAATTAAAGAGGGCAAGATTGAATTTAAGAATTTAACCTTTTCCTATGACGGTCAAAGAGATATTCTAAAAAATATTACCTTTACAGCTAATCCAGGGGAAACAGTTGCACTTGTTGGCCATACAGGCAGCGGAAAAAGTTCGATTATTAATCTGCTTATGCGTTTCTATGAATATGAACACGGGGATATAGTGATTGATGGGGAATCGATTCGTGATTTTTCTAAGGATGAACTTCGTGAAAAAATGGGGCTTGTTTTACAAGATCCATTCTTATTCTATGGGACGATCAAAGACAATATTCGTTTGCATAATGAAAAATTGTCCGATGAACAAGTAGTAGATGCAGCAAGGTTTGTTCAAGCGCATACCTTTATTGAAAAGCTGGATGATACTTATGACCATAAAGTAGTTGAAAGAGGATCAACTTTTTCAAGCGGTCAACGGCAATTAATCGCTTTTGCAAGGACAATTGCCTCGAATCCAAAAATTCTTGTCCTGGATGAAGCTACAGCTAATATTGATACAGAAACAGAAGAGGCGATTCAAACAGCACTGGCAAAGATGAGGAAGGGAAGGACGACGATAGCAATCGCCCATCGTCTCTCAACCATCCAAGATGCTAACCTAATACTTGTCTTACACAACGGAGAAATTGTTGAAAGAGGGACACATCAAGAGCTACTGGCATTAGGCGGCTTGTATCATAAAATGTTCCTTTTGCAAAATGGTGTAGTTGAACGTTTGGAAGATGTCGTTAATTAA
- a CDS encoding aspartyl-phosphate phosphatase Spo0E family protein, whose product MIKQDLIALIEKKRAELIQVAVTNGLTSTIAILYSQELDHLLNEYNRKYIKKVHSAS is encoded by the coding sequence TAGCATTAATAGAAAAAAAACGCGCTGAACTCATTCAAGTCGCGGTCACCAACGGATTAACTTCCACCATCGCCATTCTATACAGTCAGGAACTAGATCATCTTTTAAATGAATATAATAGAAAATATATAAAAAAGGTCCATTCTGCAAGCTAA